A window from Vigna angularis cultivar LongXiaoDou No.4 chromosome 7, ASM1680809v1, whole genome shotgun sequence encodes these proteins:
- the LOC108323534 gene encoding TMV resistance protein N-like has translation MGKHGEEEEYFRYDVFISFRGEDIRHTVLRQLREGLGRRGILSFHDDRDMRIGTVFYYVDPSDIQELRSSFGKHMTAHEKEFGKESQRVQAWRSALSEAANLPGMHITPGI, from the exons ATGGGAAAACatggtgaggaagaagagtaTTTTCGCTACGATGTGTTCATTAGTTTCAGAGGGGAAGATATTAGGCACACCGTTCTACGGCAGCTCCGTGAAGGGTTGGGTAGGAGGGGAATACTCAGTTTCCATGATGACAGGGATATGAGGATAGGGACAG tGTTCTACTATGTAGATCCCTCAGATATACAGGAATTGAGAAGTAGTTTCGGAAAACACATGACGGCACACGAAAAAGAGTTTGGAAAAGAGTCGCAGAGAGTGCAGGCTTGGAGGTCTGCTTTGTCTGAAGCAGCTAACTTGCCAGGGATGCATATTACCCCGG gtatctga